The following DNA comes from Thunnus thynnus chromosome 3, fThuThy2.1, whole genome shotgun sequence.
TGTTGACATCAACAAAAGATTACTGGAAGATAAACCGTTTGCTTTTTATGACCAATCCAGAGCAAAGGTAGTACACATCAAGAATTCAGGGTTacactgtatttacatttttattttaacaaatttttaaaaatatttctttctatATCAGTGTGATCATTTTCACTGTTCCTCATGGCCTCATGTTTGGGCTTCATATGAATCACTTATACTTTCTGGTCTGtataaaatgttgtaattaTAAAAACCTGAAATACTTCAACGTTGCACTTAAATGTCCAAATGTTTCCACTTTGCCAATTTAGCACAACACAGTACATTTAACCTTCATATGTGTAGTGATTATACACTAGTAACTCAGTGATTGATAAAATACAACTCAGACATTTTCATGAggtcaaaacattttaattaaaaaaaaaaggaacaactCATTTGTAAGaacaccagtcctcccatttgtctcatttctgtcacatttcactttcactccgacacacacacacacacacacacacacattcactcacacacacacacaacgtgATAGACAACCACTGCACCTTGggaacaaaaacatgcagactGATTTGTCATTATTAATAAACACATCCTAGATAATACAATCCAGTGTAGCATGAATGCATAAACGTCTGCTTTAACGTCAAAGACCATTACTGTTAATTTTGCAAGTTTTAGCCGATTAATCACAAATAAATTACTGCTGATAATCTCCAAATAATTCCATAATATTTCAGGAAAGTACAAGatttccatcatgttaaacttgAAAAATGGACTTGCGGTGACTCAACCTCTGTGTAGATAGGTCATCCCATCTGAGAGCATTTGTCACCTTCATTTAAAAGTCACATGACGTTTTTCCCAGTGTCTATGTTTGCTTAAATGTTTTCCAAACAAGCTGAGTTTTTAAGTCTTTACATGAAATAGTAACACAACTTAAaccaaaaacttaaaaaataataactgtACTGACATATCCTGAAACCAATATCTGCCTGAAGATGAGATTATCAAGGTGGAAAATGGTTAGCAGTAATGGAAAGTACACACAATCTGTAGTTAATgtgctaaaacatgcaaaaccgCTCGTAAGATCCTTCAAAAAGAGCTTACAATGGCCCTCACAGCAATGAAGGTTATTCCGTATTTAAGCCTTGAACAGCACACAGGGATGTGAGCAAAACAAACTGAGGAAAAATTATGTGGAGGAACAGTTCATCTCTATTTACAATGAATCAGAGGCAAAGAAACAGTAATTTCTCCTCTACAAAGAAGCAATCACATCCCTGAGTACAGTGTTTGTTATTCCTATCCGTTTAGATTCACTGCTGTGTGATCAGTTATTATCATCAAGTCCTTTCTGGCTGATGACAACAGTGCAGTACAACAGcactctttctgtttttctgaccCAGAGTCACCGAAGACGTTCATAAGAACATTAAAGAGACCTCAGCAGCGCTCATAATGCTGCGATTCAGGCACAACAAAAGTACCGTGTAGGTTTGGAAAGCTGCAGTAACAGTAAGTGTTAGAATAACAGCCAGACAGACGGCCCTCCACCAGTGTCCTGCAAGGTCATAGACAGCTAAAGACCTATTCTGTCTATTCCCTGGCACAGAGAGGGGCTTGCAAATGTTAGCAGATTTATCATTTTCTCCTTATTAATACACAAGGTTACAGATTTCAGCCAGCAGGCTTAGTTTAGCCCCTGTTAGCAAGGTGCGCCCTCCTctgctttctcttccttttcctctccatctttgtctttgttctttttgtgtttcttcttcttgtgtttgtgcttgtgctCCTTGggttctccctctttctcctggCTGTTGTGCTTcttgtgctttttgtgttttttgtgtttcttgtgtttcttcttcttcttgtccgctgtggtggtggaggtggttgCCGAGTCGCTGTGGTTGCTAGGGGAGGGGCTGTGGGATTGTTGGCCGATGGACGGGCTGGGGCTGCCgctcctccctctctccgtGTCCGAGCCTTCTCCTTCGCTGTAGTCCGGGACGAAGGCGGCCTCGTCGGTCTCACGACCCAGGTCAGAGCACAAACGCTGTCTCCTGGGCTCTGGGCCACGGCTCTCctctcgtcctcctcctccgccgcctCTGCCttctgctgctctctcctccttcccaggcattcctcttccctcctctcgtcctcctccccctcttccttcctctcttcctccagctCTCCCTTCTTCTCGGACGCCTCTCCCCTCGTCCCTCACGATTTTAGTTTTGGTTGGTTTGTCAGAATTTGCCTGCGCTGCCCTGCCACCTTTACCTTCCTCCCTTGGCGCtctccctttcttctcctccctcactactcctctcctctcctcccttgcAGCATCCCGGCCCTCGCTCCTGACAGGTTTAGGTGCTTCAGTCTGCCCCTCTCTGCCTCGGCCCCTCTGTGGCAACGGTGAGGGCTCCTTAGGTGCGCTTAGTCCGTTTTCCTGCCCCTCTTCATCGTCTTCTCTCTCCCACTTGGAGCGAGGGGGAGCTTGAATGAGCGGCTCCTCCCTGGCAGGGCTGGGTGCTGGGCTGATGCTGGGGCTGCGGCTGCGGCCACGGCTGTTCACAGGGCTAGGCAGAGGCTGCTCTGTAGGTTTGGAGGATGCACTCCTCTGGTCTTTTTCCgagtcttgttttgtctcttgACTTGACCTACTgtttagaaaaaacaaacaaacaaaaaatacatattgaAAATTATTTATGAAAAAGCCTGATCATGTCCAATCAATCTTCCTAATACAATATAAGACCTGTGCTTGGTTACAGATACCAAAAACATTCTCGTATTAGACTTAGTCAGCCCAAAAAGTGTTTTGTCAGCCCAGTTGAACCTAAAGGAGTTTCTAATGGCTTGTGAAACACATTTtgctgccacagaggaaatCAATTTCTGATGAGTTAAAAAGAGTCGAAAAGCATCTCCTTTGTTGCAGAAACGGATCAGAGAGCTCAAAAAGACtttcagaaaaactgaaaaatgcttATTGTCGGGGGAAATCCTTCCAACGGCTTCAAAAGAGCCTGACTGGAGAGTATATGACTGATGACAGATTAATGGAATGAGCTGTAACTAAAAATCATACATGATCAAGTGAGACGAATGTAAGATTCATGCATTTGAAGtattttatgtttcacttttacaagagaaaaggctgCAAGGTGAAGACTTCTTTTCTCCTTCGACTGAGTGCGGCTGTATACTCCATCAGACATGCTTATCGAACGGTGGAAAAGCCAATTAAACCCCCTCCTTTGGCTTTGCACagccatttctgtaactttccgaaACAGACAAGCCAACATTTACACCCACTTCACTATACTAAAACACACTAATGGTATTTTAGTATAGTACAGAATATCTATTTAGGCCAATTATGTATTATCCTGAAGGACATCTGGTGTGCAGCCAGGGATTTAACAAATACATCACAGGAACGTATCAGtgacaacaaacaacacagtcagaaacataaaagcaacacacaatataacaataataagagTCTACAGCGATTAAAGTGGCTCTGTGATGCTGTATTTAGGCACatcagtgctttgagctaaatacgaacatcagcatgctaatatgaCCAATGAGCAATGACCAGGCCATGTTTACTGTGTACaccttagtttagcatgttagcatgctaataacAGCTAATTCACAGTAAACAAaccacagctgaggctgatgggaatgtcaacagtttttcaagtatttagtcataaaccaacatattggacaaattgaatttgatgatggtgctagatgaaaaatcAAGGCATCACCAAAGTTAATAAGAATCATCCTGAAGGGTACATGAATGTTTGAACCAAATTTAATTGCAATCAATTTAATAGTTGTTGAGGCATTTCACTCAATAATACatatgtcaacctcatggtgactCTAGAGGAAACGCAAAGGAACCACTAAAGTCATCAAGATACATTTgtaaccatgaatgtctgtttctaaaaaaacatgacaatcaGTCAAATAGGTgttgatatatttcagtctggactaaagtggtGCACCGACCAACCAACTGATCCATGCCTCCGACACATTaggaatataaaataaaatccttGCTCTACAAAATGAACTCACCTGCTGGAGCTCCCACTGTGGCTTGTCAGAGCCTTTCGACTGATCCTGGGTTTGCTCTTCACAGAAGACACCTCAGCATCTTTCACTGCTGAAAAGGAGGgggaaggagaagagaaacTCAGGTTTAATCTATGCCTAATTACACCGCACAAGACAAAATCAAAGTTATCATCTCTTCACATGGGTGCACACAGTCAGTGATTCAAATTACCTTCTCTGTGAGCAGCAGCTGGTTTCTCTCCTGAGGGGACACTCCTCTCTGTTCTGTCCTTGGACACACTCCTgggaaataaagagaaaataattacatGCTTTAACAACTGTATTTACAGATAAAAGCACTATATCATGCTTTCTTTTGATCATACTATGCATAACAAGCAGCGAGTAAATAAATTTAACAGACCTGTCAGATTTAGCGGCTCTTTCTGACCCCTCTCCTCTCTTAGAGGATACGCTTGGTTTCTCCTCAGGGTCTACTACTTTCTTGGTGCTGGCTGATTTTTCTGCGATGGTCAGTTTATCCAGAGAGACCGACCTCCCGCCTCCACTTCTACCACTGGAGTTCTTTCGTTCCGTCCTCCCTGACCTCTCTCCTTCGGCATCTCTCTCCACTGTAACTGATGCCTTCTGTGAGCCTGACGCTGAggctctgtccctctctctttcagacCCCAGacctctatctctgtctctgtctcggTCCCTTTCCCTTTCCCTGTCAAGTCCTGAAGGTCTCTCCCGCTCTCTGTCCAGTCCCGAGCTTCTGTCCGACACTCTGTCCGAGCCCAGCAGTCTCTCCCCAGCGCTCCCTGGTCTCTCTCTGGAGACTCCTCTCTCACCAGAGGTTGACCTCTCTTTTCTTCCAGCACCTTCTGCTGCGCTGCTCGGTCGGTCTCCTTCTGGGATGTTGGCGGCAGTTGATCGGTCTGAGGTAGAGCTCGTCTTCTCGGGGCCTGAGGATGATCTGTCTGAGGGTGCCGTCTCTGTGCTGCCTTTTCTCCCCAGCTCTCTGTTCAACTTGATCCTCCTCTGAGTCTGACTCAGTGGCTTCACCTGGATGTGGACAAAGGATATGCGAAACATTAAAAAAGGGTTGAATCACAAAGATTAGTCGATTAACCGATtagcaaatgtatttatttagattcaaaaaaaaaatattggcaGGTTCCAGCTATTCAAAGATAAGAATTTGTTGCTTCACTCTCTGCTTTTATATGATTGAAACTTGAATATCATTGGGTTAGGATTAAGACAAAGATTGGTTTTGAACTGTAAAGATATCAAAatggcatgaaaaaaaaatgtaaaaaaataatcgCATCACAAATTTTCTGGTATGAATCGATACACCATGTCACATGACCCACCTGAAGGTCCATGAGAGGCCTGATGGATCCTCTATCTGTGTCTCCCCGGCCCATCTCACGGCTCCCCGGTAAGGGAAGAAGACCGGGCCTGTCAGAGGGGTGTGGGAGTCTCTGGAGCGGAGGCTGATGAGAGATGTGTGAGTGCGAGAGGACGTCACCTCCACCCCCCGGCCCGTCTATTCTCCTCAGCTTTCCAGGTGGAGGCCCGAGTAAGGAGCGACTCTCTTCTCCCATCCTTCTCCGACTGTCTcctggggagggagggaggtggaggagtgGGTGATGGGGGAGGGGAAGGAGACCACCGCTCTGAGGAAGATCTCTTCTCCCTCGTATGTCGTGGCTGGATCGAGGGCCGTCgtggagagagggatgaggtAGAGGTAGGTTCTGGGAGGACAGTGGAGGGGTCTTAGGCCGGGCGGGTCTCGCTGCGGAGCTTTTACTCTTTTCCTTTTTAGGGGTAGTTGAGTTGGGGGCATCTTCTGGTTTGGCTTTGGTGGTCTTTAATGGTTTTGCgacagaggaggacgaggaTGAGGAGTCTTTCTTTTTGGTCACCACTCCTtctcctgtcttcttcttcaccttgTCACTCTTGACCTTCACACCCTCTGTTTTTACTTTAGCTTTTACCTTCTGACCCTTGTCCTTCTTGGTCTTGTCAGACTGAGTCTTCGATGTTGACTTGGCAGGTGGTTTAACAGGTGCAGCAGTGCTTTTAGAGGCTGGAGCCTTAGTGGTTGCAGTGCCAACTGGAGGCTTTGAGGAGATGGGAGGCGTTTTAGTAAGTGAAGGGATTTCGTCCATTGGTTCGTCTCTGACGGGTGTAGCATCGCCTCTGTCCACTGACTGGTGTGATGGCTCAGGCTCTTCCCcggtcttcttctttttcactttctttgtctttagGACTTTAGTGCTGGACTTGGTTCCTGATGAGGACGATGATGGAGGATGGTGAGGTGGAGcgcctctctcttctctccctctcctccctcgcCCCTGGGGGGAGTAATCTCTGGATAAGGGGgacattctgtctctctccctgtctctgcTGCCACGACCTCTGTGATGCAGCGGCGGATGTTGGTTGTCGTAGTCTTTGTAGTACTTGTTGTACCAGTCTCTGTACTCCTTCTCCCACTGTCGATAGCTATCTCTATCCCAGCGCTCATGGCCTCCAGGGCTCGGACCCTTTAGTTCATATGGTACTACGTCTCGAGGAGGTGGCTTTCGTCCACTGGGGCTGCGGCTCCGGTAGCCGCCTGGGGAGCGAGACCGTGACCTAGACCTGTAGGGTCCTGCTGCTTCCGCTCCCTCCCAGCCTCCTCCCCGGAAGGACGGAGGAGACCGTGGTGAGCCAGAGCGCCGATAACCGTAAGACCTGGAACGTGAGCGGGACCTCGTTCGTGAGCGTCCATAACTGCGTCCATTGCGTCGAGAATAAGGAGAACGGGGATAAGACCGGCCATGAGAGCGTGAACGGGATCGGCTGGGGGAATAAGAGTAAGACCGGGATCTTGATCTGGATCTAGATCTTGATCTGGATCTAGATCGAGTGTAAGGAGAGCGGCTGAACGGAGAGCGGCTGTATGACCGGGACCTAGAGATGGAAATGGTTGAGAAGACACGGGAAGAAAGAAGGCagattatgtaaaaaaaaactgcaaatggCATGAAGGATTATGTGTTTGTAATCCATGTAAAAACTAAAACCCTTTAAATGACGTTACCTGGAATAAGACGGTCTTCGCCTCTTTGGTGCATTTCTGTACTTCATAAGCTCTTTgtggaagtctttagtaaattCATCCAGTTTAGATGTAACTCTGCgtataaaaagataaaaaacaatgaaaccTTTAAACTAATCCAGTGTCAAACTTCAATAGTTTTGATGTTAAGTATATTCTATCTGTATAAATGCCACATAATCAGTCAGTAGCTGTTTGAAGACCCGAAATGGAAAAGAAATGACTCACTTGTCCTGACGGTGGTGCCGCTGCCTGTAGAAATCTTCTTTTGAGAGAGGGGGCTGAGTGAGGGAGGGtggaagagggaggagagggggctGTGCACCAGGGGCAACCCAGGGAGGGTTGAGTCCCGGTGGTCCAGGGGCATAGACAGGCTGGGGCTGGTAACTGATAGGAGGAGGGACAAGGCCGGGGCCAGTGGCGTACGGAGGGGGGTAGGGCTGTGGTGGCGGCGGGTACATGGACGGTGCTGGATAGACTGGAGGAGCAGCTACAGGAGGCGGAGCTGTCTGGAGGTGAGCGGAGGGGTGCTCTCCTCTACTTCTGTAGGGCCTGACACACGGAGTAACAAAGAGAGCGATAAAAAGATTTGTGAGATTGATTCATTAAGAGTTCGTATTGTAATATATCAGACAATCCCATAGATAGGTCTCACCTGTCCCAGTGTCTGCTGCCGCCTCCTCTGTGAGAGTGGTGAGGCCGTGACTGGTGACCTAATAGACCACAGACAGCTGGTTAGTTACTGAATGCATTTCCGTCAAGCTCTCTTAATCTCCTGAAATGGCTTGAAGTTAACCTCTTACCTGATGGATGAGGTGGCCTTGGAGGTGGCGGGTGGCCAATAACAGTTAAATGGTAGCCCTGAGGGAGAAATCACAGTGAGAAAAATGTAAGAGTTACAGTTTCTCTTGATCAGGGATGGCGAGTATGGGCTGAGGATAACACATCTAACAGTGCAGGGGAAAATTGTGTCTGCCATTTTATAATTGCCAACATGCATTATTTAACCTGGCTCTAACCTATAATCCCAAATTGGATTAAACACGGGTCTGCACCTGCACAGCTTTGGTATACAAGGCCTAACCAACATTACTGATAACTACATGATTACTGAAGTGAACATTTAGATTCATTAATACTCAAAATAGTAGGTATGGGTGGAAACGAGAAGCTCTTTCAGTTCAACAGTCTTAATCAGGTCAAGTTGTTGCATTTGATTGGCATAAATTGACTAATGAAATAAATTACAGCGTTATCAAGTTGAATCTCTTGTCGTAGCAACCGCTGTTACAAGTGAGAAACAACAATCTTGATAAAGTGCAAGTAGAGCAAGATCAAAGTTTGGAGCAACTGCTGAAATGATATCAAGCCAGTGCAACATTATTCAGGGTCATCAAGGCGAACTCACCTGGGATCCACTTTCAGATGGTCCACGATCAGACGGACCAGATGAGTCTGGTTTCACAGTAGGCTCCGGGTCGGtctcactaacacacaaacaaacagacacatattgTTACCAGTAAAAATTCCTCTTGACTGGGAGATTCTATTCATTTTCAACCAAACATCTGTTCTGGAGTGTGTGGATTTATTTTGGTGTATATTGTAAAGTACATGGATGGAAATTTGCACCGGCCAAATGTCAGTGAATTTGCTCAACCTACCAGCCACGTTGGCTGACGTGCTGTAAGATTACGAGTCGACAGTGAGTCTCTGCTGCAGTTCATATCATTTAGTTTTAgcttgtgtgtgactgtgatgttactgtctgtgctgctgtgtgcgCCACGTGAACCATCGTTTGGCTATGTGCTGcacatgtgtgtacatttgaCCAGCTAAAAATCTGATATATGACACTGACCAGAGCCAGTACATCTCTACATCTTCTAACTTCCAACACTGGTAAATACTCACCCTGGAGGAGGTGGTTCACCCTGGCTGGTCGAGTGCATAGGAGAATGGTGGTCGACGACGGGTGCGGGAGCTGGTGAAGCATCTCGCTCTTCAACAGTAGCAGCATGCGGAGGAGTAGGAGCAGCAGTGGTAGCAGTAGGTGGTGCAGGGGTCGGGGCCTGTACTTGAGGAGCGGTGGTGGGTACGCTTGTAGAAGGAGGGTGAGAGATATTAGCCATCAGCGGGTCCTGCTGTCTGGAGTGCAGAGGCCTGACCAACAGAGGGCGCGGTGGAGGCGGGGCTGTATGTTGGACCTGCTTCCTCACATGTTTGGTGTATCCCGTCTCGTTCTTAAAATTGTTCACAGCCTGCatgatgacaaatgacaaatcatttaaaataacataataaaccTCTTGTGAATTGCTGTCTTTATCTAATCTCATGTATAAAGaaccaaacaatgaaaaacatcaaagtgTAAGAATTTGAGTGGGTTACCTGTCGAAGGAACTTATTGGCTATGAGATTATCAGGTGAAACATCCGACTGTTTGCATGTATAGCAGACGTGCTCCTCTGAGTCCAGCAAGGCCGTCCTGatacctgaaaacaaataagtCCTTAAATTAGCTGAATGCTCACACTGAAAACTTGTTCATCTttatactattaatattgtgataACGTGAAAAAAACCTCCCATCACCCTGCCTCATCTACATCttccaaactttacatgttggAAGTGAAATCTTTCTGACACACTGGAATGTAAGCGCATATATTTTTtccaataaacaaaaaatgagtTTTCTACTTCAAATACAGCATTGCTTGGGGGCAGGGTACTGCTCTAATTAGGCCACATTTGTATAAATCTGCATTTGTATCATGTCCAGTGGTTTCCTGAATGACAAAATGGAGCTCAGAATGATACATATGGGTGgcaggaaaatgtatttgttatccGTTTTATGGCGACCAAGacacctgattttttttatcattatcacaCTATATGATTATAACAACTCACAATCATCGCAGTAACTGTTTCCACAGCAGGGTATAACTACAGCGTCGGTCATCAGGTCATTGCAGATGGGACACAGGAGTTCATCAGGGATCGGGTCTGAATCATCCTCAGAGGACGACTGGTCATGAGGAACAAACGGAGGGCGCTCCTTCTTTCCTTGTGCGTACGCCTCCCTGTATTAACacagatttgtttatttttttgttaattctAGAGGACTGTTTGtaccaaaaccaaaaagaaacagcagttatcttgagtgtgtttgtgaatagCTAACATTGAGGAGGACACAGATACAAACAGGGCTACGACAAATATGACACTACTGACAAGTACACTAAACAGAGTGTATTTGTGGATGTCCTTGATGACACGTACGCATCTATAGCAGGTATAGCATATTCTCCGGTGCTGGTTAACATGGCTCCCTTAGTGCCAGGCTCTGCTTTCACCATGAAGCTCTGAGGGATCCCTTTACTAGTCCTTACTGACTTGGGACCCTCCACACTCTTATCCTGGACCTAAGCAGAATAAAACAGAGTCATTATAATTATCATTCAAAAAGCACACATCATCATTACTTACACTGCAATGCAGTTAAAATTAACACCACAGGCTACGAAAATCAAGTGATACATAATAATTACCATCAGCATGGGACATTGCCGAATGTAGTGACCAGCTTTTCCACAGCGATAGCAGGTGTAGTGAGCAGGAGGAGGTCCAACTGCCTTTTTGGAGTAACTATGAAGAAAAGCTCAGTTTTTAAAACTACCTACAGCTGGAGAGTAATAATGTTTAGTTCacagatatttgtgtgtgtgtactaacTGTATCGGGTCATATTCATGGTTCGACTGAGTCATCATGGCTTTAATCTTGTCTTCCTCTGATGCATTTGCGTCAACCAGGTTAGCAGTCTAAAGCACATAACGGAGAGATAAAAAGAGGGATATTAACctcacaagaagaagaaaaggaaagtgtTTATATGTTCAACTTGAGAAATACTATCTGGAAGTGTTAACCAGCATGTTCAGCAACAGTACCTTGGTCAGTTGGGCGAGTGACATAGAAGGAGAAGAATCAGTCTGCAGGAGAATCAGAGTACAGATATTAAAAGTTTTAACATGATATCTTATAGACATACAGTGGAAGATAAGAGCCCAGATAGTTCCCCACCACATCTGTGTCCAGTGCCTTAAGAGTCTCCATCTAATCCTTCGCACCAAAAATTAAGTTCTCAAAGCGCACGAAATAACGCAGGTACACGGGAGTGAGCATTTAAGCCGAGACATGGATCACTAGGCTTGTGTGTGACGTTCATTCCTCTTCTGACAGCGGTGTGTCATAATCTTGAAAAAGTTAACGGACGTGAAAACCTCCTCTAGGGTTCTGTCTTTTCAGAGCTGTTTACATGGAAGAGATCTAAACTGTTTGCAGAGTAAATAGATTAAGAAATTACCCAAACATTGGAATGTAATTACACAAAAGCTGATGTTTAAAAGAAAGGAATAACAATTTCATGTccaagggttaaaaaaaaatctatctgtCCTCAAGGTATTGTCTATTCCCTTGCCAGATGATATAAAAGTAGTACAGCTAGTACACAACATGCAACTTTTGTGCATTTAGTTGAACTCATCCTGAAGAAATTTACAGTATAGACACATTTATGATTGTCACTGTATGAAAATCCTAGAGGAAGTCAACACTGCTGAACATATAGTTGCAATTACTATCAATAATTAAAGCTGATGTTTACTCCGACAACTCTTCCATATAAACAAGTTTTGTATTCTACACTTTTAAGTTCTATCTGTAACGTCCAAGAGCGTCTGCTCAAACACCTTCCTTGCTATTTGGGTCTGAATTTACACCACTGGGACATCCCTCTATGGAAATCCTACATCTTCTCCTGCTATTAAAAGGGAGAGGGGCCAATTTTCTCAAAGGAATActtgacatttaattttagcATGCAGTTTCCCCTTCACCAGGCCACACTGATTGAAGTTTCTGCACCGACCTGTCAAAAGAAGTTGTCATGAGTGCTAGAAACTCTCATCAAAACCAGGCTACTAGTTGTAAACTAATGAGCTAGCTAGGAGTGGTGCcaataaaaaatgcaaacactgtAAAGTGTCAAACATGTAGGGCTGATACAACACAATGAAATGcctaatgaagaaaaaaaaaaagaaagaaactaacaAGAGTTGTCAAGAGTTCTTTCAAATTTTTCCCTAAAAACAGCCCCTACACCACTACAGGGTGAAAGCAAGTGGTGGGATGTCTCTAATGCAGGTCAGGAGTCAATGAACTATGAATAAAATCTCatgcacagacaaaaaaaagtagttttataAGAGCAAAAAGGCTGTTCTGCCTGATTCTTGTGAAAAactacataaaataaacaagcgGGGCAGGGTGGGTTGTCCATCGTGATACGCAGGAAAGACTGGTTATTGCAGAATGCTGCGGAGGGAACACACAGGGATCTGGTGCAAGCGGTTCTGACACTGAACCACTGAACAACTTTATTGACAGGTTCTGCAGCTTACAGCTTACAGGACACACTACACCAGTATTACTTCTCACTGCAGCAACCATGGAAGGCCTCCAGAGATTGACAAGATATTTACTGATAATGTGTCATTGTACTTTGTGATCATGTCACAGCATTATACGTCAGCGGCCAAGTCTAGCTTCTTACTGACCCCCAAACCACAGTTTTAACAATACACTTTGAGCTGGTACcctcttctttttaaaaacagacacttaGGACTCATTTAACTCAGCAGGATGAAATCTGTGAGCCTTCAAAGACTAAGGGTTATGTGCAGTCCATACTCAATGCAGAATTGACATCTTCATCAACATCTTCAAGATTAAAATTGTACAGGACAAAACAATTGACATTGGCAAATGTTACTGAACAACAGA
Coding sequences within:
- the LOC137179985 gene encoding E3 ubiquitin-protein ligase RBBP6-like isoform X2, with the translated sequence MSCVHYKFSSKLDYNTVTFDGLHITLSELKRQIMGRERLKATDCDLQITNAQTREEYTDDEAHIPKHSSVIVRRTPIGGVKPAGRTFIVDRSDTAVVGSSRPTDSSPSMSLAQLTKTANLVDANASEEDKIKAMMTQSNHEYDPIHYSKKAVGPPPAHYTCYRCGKAGHYIRQCPMLMVQDKSVEGPKSVRTSKGIPQSFMVKAEPGTKGAMLTSTGEYAIPAIDAEAYAQGKKERPPFVPHDQSSSEDDSDPIPDELLCPICNDLMTDAVVIPCCGNSYCDDCIRTALLDSEEHVCYTCKQSDVSPDNLIANKFLRQAVNNFKNETGYTKHVRKQVQHTAPPPPRPLLVRPLHSRQQDPLMANISHPPSTSVPTTAPQVQAPTPAPPTATTAAPTPPHAATVEERDASPAPAPVVDHHSPMHSTSQGEPPPPGETDPEPTVKPDSSGPSDRGPSESGSQGYHLTVIGHPPPPRPPHPSGHQSRPHHSHRGGGSRHWDRPYRSRGEHPSAHLQTAPPPVAAPPVYPAPSMYPPPPQPYPPPYATGPGLVPPPISYQPQPVYAPGPPGLNPPWVAPGAQPPLLPLPPSLTQPPLSKEDFYRQRHHRQDKVTSKLDEFTKDFHKELMKYRNAPKRRRPSYSRSRSYSRSPFSRSPYTRSRSRSRSRSRSRSRSYSYSPSRSRSRSHGRSYPRSPYSRRNGRSYGRSRTRSRSRSRSYGYRRSGSPRSPPSFRGGGWEGAEAAGPYRSRSRSRSPGGYRSRSPSGRKPPPRDVVPYELKGPSPGGHERWDRDSYRQWEKEYRDWYNKYYKDYDNQHPPLHHRGRGSRDRERDRMSPLSRDYSPQGRGRRGREERGAPPHHPPSSSSSGTKSSTKVLKTKKVKKKKTGEEPEPSHQSVDRGDATPVRDEPMDEIPSLTKTPPISSKPPVGTATTKAPASKSTAAPVKPPAKSTSKTQSDKTKKDKGQKVKAKVKTEGVKVKSDKVKKKTGEGVVTKKKDSSSSSSSVAKPLKTTKAKPEDAPNSTTPKKEKSKSSAARPARPKTPPLSSQNLPLPHPSLHDGPRSSHDIRGRRDLPQSGGLLPLPHHPLLHLPPSPGDSRRRMGEESRSLLGPPPGKLRRIDGPGGGGDVLSHSHISHQPPLQRLPHPSDRPGLLPLPGSREMGRGDTDRGSIRPLMDLQVKPLSQTQRRIKLNRELGRKGSTETAPSDRSSSGPEKTSSTSDRSTAANIPEGDRPSSAAEGAGRKERSTSGERGVSRERPGSAGERLLGSDRVSDRSSGLDRERERPSGLDRERERDRDRDRDRGLGSERERDRASASGSQKASVTVERDAEGERSGRTERKNSSGRSGGGRSVSLDKLTIAEKSASTKKVVDPEEKPSVSSKRGEGSERAAKSDRSVSKDRTERSVPSGEKPAAAHREVKDAEVSSVKSKPRISRKALTSHSGSSSSRSSQETKQDSEKDQRSASSKPTEQPLPSPVNSRGRSRSPSISPAPSPAREEPLIQAPPRSKWEREDDEEGQENGLSAPKEPSPLPQRGRGREGQTEAPKPVRSEGRDAAREERRGVVREEKKGRAPREEGKGGRAAQANSDKPTKTKIVRDEGRGVREEGRAGGREEGRGGGGREEGRGMPGKEERAAEGRGGGGGGREESRGPEPRRQRLCSDLGRETDEAAFVPDYSEGEGSDTERGRSGSPSPSIGQQSHSPSPSNHSDSATTSTTTADKKKKKHKKHKKHKKHKKHNSQEKEGEPKEHKHKHKKKKHKKNKDKDGEEKEEKAEEGAPC